The nucleotide sequence CCAGACGAGTTGATGGCGGCGATGGTTTCTACTACGGTTTTACGCGAAAGTCGCCGAGAGCAAGATGTTAAAAGTTTGGATTAAAATTACGGTGGGCTTTGTCCCACTACTTTTTTATCCTAATAAAAAAAACTGAACCTCCAAAGCAAACTAAGGCTCAGAATTTTACTTTTTTTCTAGGAGAGAGACTTTGGTTGACGGGTAAGCATCAATCCACTTAAAAACAAGGCTAGACCTACTATCGTGCTTGGTTCAGGAATTTCTCTAGATGTCGCGCTGGGTGCAGGTGCATTAGTATTAGATAAACTCGGTTCACTTAGGTCAGTTCCATATTGGAAACGAACATTTTTAATCGAGTTGAGTTTAAAGTCAGCCGGCAAATTCGATAAAACGAAGGTTACGCTATCTTTGACAAAAGTTCCTTTTTTCACTGGGTTATTAGCATCAGCATTGACACTCTTGATAATGCCGTAATTAAATTGCTGAGTACCCCCATCCTCGGAAAGATGAAACCCTGGAGTGATCCCAAAGCCGGCAGTTCCTAGTCCATAATGCTGTGTTACTTGCGGACTTGCATTGCCACCCAATCCTGTAGAGACAGTAGTAGATGAAAAGCCCCATAGCTTGGGGGTTGCAAGATTGACATTGGTTGCCGTGTTATTACCGTTGATGACCGTTGGGGCTGTAGCTGAAAACAAAGATAAGCTAGGATTGCCGGTAAGATCCCAAAAAACCCCTGTCAGTACATCACTCGGTTTTGAGACGGGGTTCAAGTTTTCCAGGGTTATTGTTAACTTTCCTGGGTTAAGACTGTCATCAAAGGTGGCTTTTGCTGATAAAGAATTGGAAGAAACTGAGTTAGTACCTGTCCCTGTAACAGAGATTGAAGCGGCTTGTACAGGAGTTTGCCAGGCTAGTAGTACAGGTGATAAAGCCACACCAGCTATCCATAGTGCAGGTTTAATGATGTTAACAAACGATGGTTGATTGAGAAATTTCATTAATAGCTTTTTCCTTCTTTAATAGCTGATCAACTCAGTGTTTTTCTTTAGCTAAATTACTCTATATGATTTAAATTAGTTAAATTAACTTAAGCGATTCCACTTAAATCTATTTGTAACAATTATTTTTACATTTGTCAACATTTTTTTACAAAATAAATTTATGATAAATTCTTGCTAGTGTTTGATATATTCTTAACAAAATATCCCGCTAAAGTTCTGACTCAAAAGCCGCCTCAAGATATTGACTGAGGGTTAATTGATAGCCTTCCCAAAAGAC is from Gloeothece verrucosa PCC 7822 and encodes:
- a CDS encoding XDD4 family exosortase-dependent surface protein, whose protein sequence is MKFLNQPSFVNIIKPALWIAGVALSPVLLAWQTPVQAASISVTGTGTNSVSSNSLSAKATFDDSLNPGKLTITLENLNPVSKPSDVLTGVFWDLTGNPSLSLFSATAPTVINGNNTATNVNLATPKLWGFSSTTVSTGLGGNASPQVTQHYGLGTAGFGITPGFHLSEDGGTQQFNYGIIKSVNADANNPVKKGTFVKDSVTFVLSNLPADFKLNSIKNVRFQYGTDLSEPSLSNTNAPAPSATSREIPEPSTIVGLALFLSGLMLTRQPKSLS